TGGTTTTGATTATCAAGGCAATCCCACCGAAAAGGGAAGGTCTTCCCTCTCTCATAAGGGCAGTATCTGGTTCTCCACTGGACCCCTGAAAagctcccttctccctctccaaCCCAGCCAGCAGCCAGAGTCTCAATGACAAACTCTCCAAAGAGGAAGGAGGGCAGCGATGGGAGATCATCACGCCAGTGGCAAGTCACTTCTTCTGTGGAGTGCTGAGCTTCTGCATCCCACGGATCTTGTCTAACAAGTCGGCAACAAAAACCTGGTGGGCGACAGAAGGGTGGGGCGTCAGCGAGGAACCCAGAGTCAAAGCAGAAGGCATAGGCACCGGATCTCTCATCTGCCCTCCTTTTAGGTTGCGTACATACAGGGGggaaagaatcccgggaactctagtttgtttaAGGTGTTGGGAATCGTAGCTCAgtgtggggtaaactacagtgcccagggtTGCTTtttagggggggtgggggggaggaatcgggtgctttaaacatatagtgtGTACACAACTGTAGACTCAAGCTGGCTGCGTATTTTAAACCACCCCCCAATAATTCAGTGCTTCATTAACTTTCGGAACTTGCATCACACAATACCCATTAGCACAGAAGGTTTTAAAGCGGGTGAGGAAACTTggaactgtgataatgcttcttgcttgcctggatagagagttTTTTTTGGTCTTCTGTGGCTGGAATGCACACATCTGTTGCCCtgtccatttttgcttctggctctgcttATATCGTCATAGATGTGTacgggaccatgagggtcatttagtccaatccccttgcagtgcaggagtcTTGCCCAAGCCCTGCCTACCgctgccatgtggcccccagaaggcagcctgcaatgtggccctcagatttaaaaagagaagagttcctctcccctgctttaaatgtgttgttacAGCCAAGCAAAACCTCCACAGATAGAGGCAGTCTACCCCTGAATTGCAGGCACCGGGGATGAACAAAGTCTGGCAGGCATCTTTGCATCCTGCTGGTGAACTTCTAGGGGCATCTGCATGGAAGGATTCAGATCGAACACTGGTGAGGGCTAATACTTGAGCCTACCTAGCGGCAGTGGAGGCAACAAAGAAGGCATACttggctgcctccattgcatcctcattgtgccaCGGCAGAGCTTTTCCAGGTAGTGCAGGGGACTCTTACCGCCTGGCCAGATTTGTTGGCAAAGCATTTTGAGAATAAAATTACTGGCACCCACCGAGATCTTAAAGCAGATGAAATCTCACGGGGTGCCCAGAGCTCTGCCTGGTCCTGTTGCGTCGGAGGAGTTTCAGTCACTAAGGCTCAGATGTGGACAAGGCGTTTGGGTCGGTCTGGGCAAACACTTGTGCCTTGGACCTGTGCCTcccttggctgataaaaaccagcagggaggggagttggaagggaccctgagggtcatccagtccaccccccccctccaatgcagcaatctcaacacacgctcccccatccaatttgaaaccatactagCTCCTggttagctttgcaaatgtgccggCAGTTTCATTGCTGCACCACTATAATTCACAGCAAAGTGATTATTTGCTCGTCGTTCGCTTTAAAGGCTGTAGAGCTTCTGGCTTCAGATGCAGTACACTGGAGTGTTACAAACTCAGGCAACAAATGGGCAGGGAGAgcattgccttcatgccctggcTTGCCGGCTTCTTAACTTGCGGGAAATCTAGGAACTGCACTGGAatctaggccagggatggggaaaccttttCCAGCCCTGAGGCCGATTTCCTAGGGAGccgccttctgggggccacatgcccatTGGTGGATGGGGCAACAGACTCTTTATGTTTCCAGAGCCCAGCCCCAAAAAACTCAAGAGCCTCCTACCAGGACAGCTCTCTGtagccaggcaagcaagaggcaagaCCCCggttccagccaggcagaagagctggaagggggagACAAGCCAGTGCAGGGCCTGGGGAACGTCCCAAGGGCCAGAAAAAGAGGCCTTGGCGGGCCAGGCAGCACGGCCTGCGGTTCTCCACCCTTGAgctgcctgatccagcaagacactTCTTGCCTACTTCTACCCCGGGGGGCAGAAACGACAAACGCAAGCAACGCCTCCCGTTCGGTGATGAAACCAGCAGCTTTTGGTGGCGGTTGAGATCCTTCCCTGAAATCTCCCAGCCTCTCTGCCAGGGGAAAAGGGAGGGTGAGGGGGGGAGACAGCTGAGCAGCCCCTCCCCTAACAGGTGCCGGAATGGGAGGGGACTCTCTTCCCTGCtgtgagagaaggaaggaacgGGAGAAGATTGGGAGCTGGCACTGggcagaggcagctgctgctgctctcctgaTCTGCCAACAAAGCAGCTGCGAAGGGAGGAGGGTTGGGACATGTGGGGCTTCTGGAAGGGAAGGATGTGGGAGCATTTAAGGGGTCATGGGAaaagcagggtggggggtggactcagggcaggcaggcaagcactCACCTCTGTGGGCTTGTAACAGTCGACCAGGAGCTcctgtttttttggaaaaagaaaagataaatttAGATGCCAATGGTTTGGACAAGCCGGAAGCCCTGTCCACCCAGATCTCATTGAGGGACAGGCCACAGCTCCGTGGTGGAGCATCTCtgttccatgcagaaggtcccaggttcaatccctaatggcagggctgggagagaaccccatCTGAAACTGCCCTGaggagcagctgccagccagtgttggctGACCTAGGTAGACTAATAGTCTGACTCCACAAGAACCAGATTCCTGCGTTCCTGTTTTGAGAACCATGAGCACTTGGATCTTAAATTTTTAGGGGAAAACCCACAGTTTGGTGgtagagcaggtgtgggggacctgtgccccccccataaGTCGCTGTGCTGCCATCACCCCCAAACCCACTGGCGACACTAAGCGGAGCTGATGGGAGCCTGGTGACCATCTgtaggttccccatttctgatacattctgaaaataaaaatccCAGCCTGCCCCAGTCTAAAACTCACCCTTAATCTCTAGCCAAATCCTGAGTGTTTATGGCAACAACAGAAGGCCACTCTCTTTATTTATGTATAAAGAAATATTGGCAGATACGTATGGTCTCCAGATTGCTGACCAGAACAGCCCACCCACCGCTTGGCTGCCATCGTGCGAAAACAGCATCTGGTCTTCCCAGGCAGCGCACGGGCCCCCCCTCCTCTCAACCCCTCCTTTTCTTGGGGGGGGCGTGGAGAAggaaggaacaccccccccccattttcaaccCAGCTTTCACAGCTCCTACCTTCACTCGGGCGCTCCGAGACTCATCACTCTCCATGTCCAGGAGTTCGTCAACATCTATTTCTAACTCCGGAATCTCCTCTTCCTATAAGAAGACAAAAGAGAAGAACCTGCCAGGAATCCAGTCATTTTATTGTTTGGAGGTGTGTGTATGTAGCTGGAGCATGAAAAGAGTTCTTTCTGCATGTAAAAACCTTACCCAGAgcagtggatggggggggggggaggctgagagTGCGAGATTCTGCACCCCTTCAAATGAACTCAAATTGAATAATAAAGGGCACAGTTGCAGTGTTCAGATTACAGGAACAACATGATCCCTTTTAGGATGCTGTGTGTGGGGGTACTTCACCCCCTACCTACCTCTCTCCATATAATTTCAACATTGGTAAGGTGTCTAGTAAAAGGGTATCTCCCTGCCCCATAGACTGAGGCAATTCGAGGACCAGCTGGGTGTAAGGAGttgttttctctctgccttcTCAAGGAGAGGGATCTCATCGAGGATTTTGTTTCCAGACTTCCCAGGACTGGAATCCTGCCACACTTGTCTACTACAAGtctggtttgtgtgtgtacacacacaccctttggagTTCAGCTCATTTGGGGGCAGGCATTCCCACACCCCCTCAAGCAGCTACAATGTTAAGGCTCCCACCCCCTAGTCCCCAACTGGGAAtgttgtgctggggggggggcacgtcATGCCTGAACTTCTTCTCCATCCTCATTAATCATTGTCATTCCCTCCTTTCCTGGCTTCAACTGTTTTAAAAGTTGAACAGTTAAACCTCCTAGGTCAGGAGGATGCCTAATCCCACACAGGCACTGAAAAAGGAGGTGGGAAAAAGCGGATCATTTCAATGCCCCCCTCCACATAGCCCTTTCGATGCACGTCATCAAGGCAGAATAAGTTCTCAAACCACCTAATTCTCCTGCCCTTGTACACTAGGCTTTGGTCCTGTGTAGAGCACTTAGCACTCAAGAGGTATTCAAGAGTGGTAACAAAACGTAGCcggccagccagccatgcccttttcagGATACTCCATGCCAACAGGAACTCTTGGACTGCTTGGGGAGGTGGGGTGCTGTCTTAGGTTCCCCACAATTTTTCTTTGTACGTTTGGAAACCTTGGGGTTGCCCCAAAAACCTCGTCTTTTTTCCTGACTAGCCAGAGTTTGTTATTAGAGGGGGTTATAGGCAGTCGGTGGGAAACTGGAGGCAGATCTTAATTCTCCAGGCTTTAGGGTAGCAGAGAGGCCTCCCTGTGGGAGACCTTTAGTCAGTTCATCAGTTAGAgtaagtgggtggggtggggtgaggaatccGCAACCTGTTgtgtaaaacatttatttattggacAGCAGTTTTTAAAGTTTTAGAAGTCACTTTTGGAGGAAAACAAAATCTGGATGGTAGGCACCATCTTAGAAGAGTTTGGCGTCTGCAAGCACACCTTTAAAGCATGTTTATATCACTTTAACTGTCATGGTTTCCTCCAAggaaccctgggaaatgtagtttccctTGCCACAGAGCTGCAACCCCCAGTAcctctaacaaactacagttcccaggattctgtggggggcGGGAGGAACCATGTGCTTGAAATAGTGTGGAGGATGCCTTTTTCTCAGATGCTTCATGTACATGCTActcatagagtgggaagggaccctgaggatctagtcctgggtttcccaaactgggggtctccagctgtttttggactacaactcccatcatccttagctagcaggaccagtggccagggatgatgggaactgtagtccaaaaacagctggacaccccAGCAGCTGGCTCCTAACCAAGTCTACTCGGAAGGAAGCCCCACTggaaccttcattatacacttttaggcggCCAGTGGAAACGGTCcactttaaccaggcctttggctgcttgacatccaatgcccttttaaggTGTTTTGGGGAACAACCCCAATAAAgggggtttgtttttattatttattttgtgtttttatattgtaatgctACAttgtaaccgccctgagacctgtgtacagggtggtatacaaatttaattgattaataagaataatagtactactactaataatagtaattcagtggggctttctcccaggtaagtggggctcGTGGTTGCAGATTAAGGGTTTGTTAGTGGGGTTAACCCTACTatagagcagacctattgaaacaGATAAAAGGCATTGAGCTACGCAAGTCCATTCATGTTAATATTGTGAAGCGCCCCGAGACCTCCTgatgtagggcagtatataaatttaataaataataatttcagcgagtctactctgagcagggctgCGTTGGCTGCAAACCTAAGCTCCTTCCAGCTCCCTGCTAAATCCGCGCAGGACTTGCCCTGACCGGCACCTCCAGCCGACAGGCACAGCCTGGTAACAAGGGAGTCATTGAGGGATGCAAAGGAGAATTCAAACAGCTGAGGTACCGTTCTCAGCCGCAGAACAAGGCCAAAGGTAACTGGGTCACGCACACACTCCCACTGGCATTTGTGAATCAActagtgtgtgttttgttttgcaaggaCCCAGCGGTGGCTCTTTCGGCCCTCTTGACTAGCTACTTACTGCCCCATTAGCCTACTCAGACGCAAGCCCCATATGGCCAGCtaaatcccccaccccaccccaataagcAGGCTGGCCAGCTGCCAGGTGACATTTGgcaggcggggtgtgtgtgtgtgtgtgtgtgtgcaggcacacACAAGGAGAGGGCAGACAGAAAGTTGATCCTGCTGCCGCGGCCTGGACAATAAAAAATTAGACTGGTCTCTCGTTCGAATGCTACCTTGGCCGCAAGTCCAGTTGGGGGGGCGGCGGGGCGGGCAGGGTTAGCGCCATCAACTGCCCACCCCTACTTGGTTTcaatcccacccacccatttttcaCTTGAGGTTTCTGGCAACAAGCATCTTGCAAcgttaaagaaataaaaaggaaagccataTCTTAAAAGACAGCTGCTCCTCTCGAGAGACAGCTGCATTTGTGGCCTAAGGCACACACTTCCAAACCCAGAACAGCATACCATGCACAGCGGAGAGGGTGGGGAACGCCACTCTCCACAGGAcaatccctccacccacccacaatgcTGCAAAATCAGGAGTGGACAATTCCCTCCCCTTGCTCTTTTTTAAGAGGGGTTGGGGAAAGGAAGGATTCGAACACAGGCCCCATAAAGGCCTTTGAGTACTTGTGACCTTAAGTGACCTTCACCATTAGTTGGAGGGGGCAGGAATAAAAGCAGGGATCCTGCCATCACCATCTCTCCAGTCTTTAGGGCAGGGAAGAAGAACAGGAGGATCTTGGGAtgtgagggtgggagggagagggtgaAGCATTTTGTTGGGCATGTGGTCACTTCTGAAGCGTATGCTCCAAAATTTGGCAAGCGGAAAGAGGAAAACTGGCACAGGGTCAAATGCCCAGCGGAGATAAGGGGAAGTGGGTGGTTGAGTGAACACAAGATGCCCCGATGAGCCAAAAATCGCtagaaaaatataaatgaaaaaagTTGGGTTTCGGGGGCTGGGGGAAAGAGTTTTTTTCTGGTCTGTGGAAACCATTTTCTCTGGAGAGGAGCAGGCCTTGAAACTACAAATTTGTGATTCTGAGGGTGGTAACAAGCATCCAAGTGTGGTCTTAGGGAGGAATAAAAAATGGGAGGGGTGGCATCAGGTCCACTTAATGGAAATGGGGGCCCTTCCAAAAACTAAGGGTGTTTTGTTCTTGGGGCTGCAGAGAGGGGGAAGGCCTGGAGCTTGGGATGGGGCAGGGGCTGCATATGGGGTGTAAGTTGGGTTAGAAACAGTCCCCAGATAAAGTGGGTGGAATTTGCCAAGGAGCGAGTCCCCGACTCCGCGGGTCACTAGTCCTCAATGTCCCTTTTCATAACCTGCACAATGGCTGACAAAAGAACCAGGAAATGGGGGTGGGAGTCCTTGGGTAGCCACTCCCTGAACCTGGGCTGCATTGGAGGGTAATGGGGCAGCATATATGGGGAGAcaaggtggggtgggaggaggctgCATGAGTTGATCTAGGATCTAAGCTGAGTTATAAGGAGGATGTAACAGGGTGGAGGAGCTGGAGACATTAAAGTATCCGGAATAATGGGTTTGGGGGACACCAACATAAAAGGGGCAGGATTTTCAGGGACTCTTTTGGGAGGCGGCAGGGGCTTCGAGGTGAAAGTCAAGCCTGCATTCTCTTTGTTATCCACTACTTTCTTTGTACTGCTGTGATGGGAAATAATATTATTGCAAAGGTTACATGTATTTGACCAGGAGGCCTGCCCTCCAGATCAAGAAGGTATTGGGGCATAGTGTCCATATTTGGGGTCCACaaccttttccttaagatttagCAAGTTCCCGGGGGGGCAGAGaccttaaaaaagaaattattgcaagtaatttttgtggggtgggagtAACACAAAGCCTGCAACTGTAGGGACAAGATTCATTAGATGGGCAGTTGAAATGCATGTACAGGCTCCACACACATTAAGGGACGCCATAAGGTGGGTGTCTGGTTTATAGGGGCAGCGATCTAGCACCTGAATGATGGAAGGGGGCTAAATTTTAAGGGATTGTAGGGAAATCCAAGTGCGAGGAGAGGATTTCGGAGTTTTTACCTGGCAGTCGTAGAGGACCGTCAGCTGTTCCAAGATCCATTCTTCCAAGTGGAGCCTCTTTCGGAGCTCTTTGCGATCGTATTTCACCGTCACCCGCCCCTGGCGCCGGACCgggccctcctcttcctctgcggCCGGTTCTCCAGCCGGGGGGCTTTGGAAATACACCCGGGGCCCCGTCCCCGCAGCCGCCGGGGGGCCGCTCTCTGGGCTGCAAGGAGCCGCCATCCGAACCGGATCGGAACCGGAGCGCAAGAAGTAAAAGAGCGCGGATcaaccgcacacacacacacacggaatcgCTGACTCCGCTTCCTGACTTGGCGAGTCTTCCTTttgtcttcttttccttccccgaCGCCACGTGGTGGGGACCCCCGGTTGGATCCAGAGGGCAGAACTAGCCCCAGAACCGGATTGGGATTCCCCACCCAAAACCCACTCGGTTGAACCAAAAACCGAGAGGGAGgaacaggcagagagagagagagagagagctcgaTGCGAAGTCTGCCCAAAACCGAGCCTCAAGAGGACTAGCGCCACGTGCAGTCCGAACCGAGGgaaggaagcggggggggggtcctttatttggtttggtttgacgGATCGCTGCTCCTCGTTCCTTGCGCCACGTGCGACGGGATCTGGATCTGGCCTCTTctcacacttacacacacacacaagggcaATAACTCGGCGCCGAACCAGAACCGGAATCCCGAACTCcgcctttctctcctcctcctctttgtttGCAAAACTGGAAACCGGTTTcgactctctccctccctccgcccacCCGATCCTCCCTCCGGGCGCGATTGCTTCACTCCGCTTCAGGAGTTCCTTAAGCCAAGCAGGTCCAGTCCAGGTTCCGATCCGCTTTCGCCTCGGCCCTTTGtcccgctgctgctcccggggctactgctgctgctgctgcgctggcTCCGtctcctcactcccccccccgcaccccaccccgcccccttAAAGGGCCAGCACGTCTTTCTCCCTTTCCAGCCAGCGCTTGCCCAGCTGCCCTGCCTGACCACCCCCAGGGCTGGCCGGCTGGACGCCCGCCTCTCTCTTTGATGCCAAATCCCCCACCTTGCCCCACCCCAATGCACACCTCCCCCCTTTCAGATCTCCTGTCTGGGGACatgttttctcccccacccccctccgccCACTCCTCAATCTATTCTCTTATCAAAAGGGTGTGCCcggttgtcacacacacacaccaatttttgCTTTGCCACAATGGTTTGGAAATTCCGCTTTGTCAGTCGCTTTGAACTCTATCTCTCTGCGTGCCTTGTTGGAAGAGAGGAGGGGCGGGTGGATTAGCTTCCATCAGGTTAATCTTAGTTTAATGGCTTCATTTGTTTATTAGGTTAATGCCGCGAGAAGACTGGCATCGTATGGATGCTGTTAAGGCGTCCACGTGAATGTCAGGTC
This is a stretch of genomic DNA from Lacerta agilis isolate rLacAgi1 chromosome 17, rLacAgi1.pri, whole genome shotgun sequence. It encodes these proteins:
- the PPP1R14B gene encoding protein phosphatase 1 regulatory subunit 14B isoform X1, with translation MAAPCSPESGPPAAAGTGPRVYFQSPPAGEPAAEEEEGPVRRQGRVTVKYDRKELRKRLHLEEWILEQLTVLYDCQEEEIPELEIDVDELLDMESDESRSARVKELLVDCYKPTEVFVADLLDKIRGMQKLSTPQKK
- the PPP1R14B gene encoding protein phosphatase 1 regulatory subunit 14B isoform X2 — translated: MAAPCSPESGPPAAAGTGPRVYFQSPPAGEPAAEEEEGPVRRQGRVTVKYDRKELRKRLHLEEWILEQLTVLYDCQEEEIPELEIDVDELLDMESDESRSARVKVFVADLLDKIRGMQKLSTPQKK